Proteins co-encoded in one Populus trichocarpa isolate Nisqually-1 chromosome 10, P.trichocarpa_v4.1, whole genome shotgun sequence genomic window:
- the LOC7469529 gene encoding vesicle-associated membrane protein 727, with amino-acid sequence MSSQKGLIYSFVAKGNVVLAEHTSYSGNFSTIAVQCLQKLPSNSSKYTYSSDGHTFNFLIDNGFVFLVVADESVGRGVSFVFLERVKDDFNQRYGASIKNEAHPLADDDDDDDLFEDRFSIAYNLDREFGPRLKEHMQYCVNHPEEISKLSKLKAQITEVKGIMMDNIDKVLDRGERIELLVDKTDNLSFQADSFQRQGRELRRKMWLQNLKVKLVLGGTVLALIVIVWISVCGGFKC; translated from the exons ATGAGTAGTCAGAAAGGCTTGATATATAGTTTTGTGGCAAAGGGAAATGTGGTGCTAGCAGAGCACACATCGTATTCGGGGAACTTTAGTACCATTGCTGTTCAGTGTTTGCAGAAGCTTCCTTCAAATAGCAGCAAGTACACGTACTCTAGTGACGGGCACACATTTAACTTCCTCATTGATAATGGATTTG TTTTTCTCGTTGTTGCTGATGAATCAGTTGGGAGGGGTGTGTCTTTTGTGTTTCTTGAGCGAGTGAAGGATGATTTTAATCAGCGGTATGGTGCCAGTATTAAAAATGAGGCACACCCACTAGCtgatgacgacgacgatgaCGACTTGTTTGAAGACCGATTTAGCATTGCCTACAATCTTGACAGAGAATTTGG GCCAAGACTCAAGGAGCATATGCAGTACTGCGTGAACCACCCAGAAGAGATCAGTAAGCTCTCCAAGTTAAAGGCTCAGATAACGGAGGTCAAGGGGATTATGATGGACAACATTGATAAG GTTTTGGACCGTGGAGAGAGGATTGAACTTTTGGTAGATAAAACAGATAACCTCTCGTTCCAG GCTGACAGCTTCCAGAGGCAAGGAAGGGAATTGCGACGGAAGATGTGGCTTCAGAATCTGAAAGTGAAGTTAGTCCTGGGAGGAACAGTCCTTGCCTTGATTGTGATCGTGTGGATTTCCGTTTGTGGAGGTTTCAAATGTTAG